One genomic window of Halorhabdus sp. CBA1104 includes the following:
- a CDS encoding aminotransferase class V-fold PLP-dependent enzyme has product MDPADLRATMPVTSEVAYLNTGASSPAPRPVVEAMTDWVEYHNFEAPAEAGIYPHAWDTYEAVRETIAGFLGTTPESIGLTGSTAEGISVIASSIDFEPGDVLVRTDLEHPAGILPFDRMADLHGLEVRTLETTNGRLDLDDLRDVVADARLLAMSSVSWSHGTRLPVEEVVEIAHEAGAQVLIDAVQSPGQRPVDLESWGADFVAGSGHKWLLGPWGAGFLYVAPDTIDSLTPRRIGYRGVEDPTGSPYEYKAGTARFELGTTSPAPHVGLATAIDLLESVGMQSVQARIERLTDRLKAGLGDRLISPRDYESGLVTFQAEAPEATVEALAEAGVVVRPLPFPPGAVRASVHAFNTVDDIDRLLEAL; this is encoded by the coding sequence ATGGATCCAGCGGACCTTCGCGCGACCATGCCCGTCACGAGCGAGGTGGCCTATCTCAACACCGGCGCGAGCAGTCCCGCCCCGCGACCGGTCGTCGAGGCGATGACGGATTGGGTCGAGTATCATAATTTCGAGGCTCCCGCCGAGGCGGGGATCTATCCTCACGCCTGGGACACCTACGAGGCCGTCCGCGAGACGATCGCCGGGTTTCTGGGCACCACTCCTGAATCGATCGGACTCACCGGGAGCACCGCGGAGGGCATCTCGGTGATCGCGTCGTCGATCGATTTCGAGCCTGGTGACGTACTCGTCCGGACCGACCTCGAACACCCGGCCGGCATCCTCCCGTTCGACCGCATGGCCGACCTCCACGGTCTCGAGGTACGGACCCTCGAAACCACCAATGGCCGACTCGATCTCGACGACCTTCGTGATGTCGTGGCAGACGCACGCTTGCTCGCGATGAGTTCGGTCTCCTGGAGTCACGGCACCCGGCTTCCCGTCGAGGAGGTGGTCGAAATCGCCCACGAGGCTGGAGCGCAGGTCCTGATCGATGCCGTCCAGTCGCCCGGCCAACGTCCCGTCGACCTCGAATCCTGGGGCGCGGACTTCGTTGCCGGGTCGGGCCACAAGTGGCTGCTTGGTCCCTGGGGTGCGGGCTTCCTCTATGTCGCCCCCGACACGATCGATTCGCTCACTCCCCGACGGATCGGGTATCGCGGCGTCGAGGATCCAACCGGCTCACCCTACGAGTACAAGGCGGGTACCGCCCGGTTCGAACTCGGGACGACCTCGCCCGCCCCCCACGTTGGCCTGGCGACGGCGATCGACCTGCTGGAGTCGGTCGGCATGCAATCCGTCCAGGCCAGGATCGAGCGACTGACCGACCGCCTGAAGGCGGGGCTCGGTGATCGTCTCATCAGTCCACGCGACTACGAGTCGGGATTGGTCACATTTCAGGCAGAGGCCCCGGAAGCCACCGTCGAGGCACTAGCTGAGGCAGGTGTGGTTGTCCGGCCGTTGCCGTTCCCTCCCGGTGCGGTCCGTGCCTCTGTTCATGCCTTTAACACTGTAGACGATATCGATCGGTTGCTCGAAGCCCTCTAG
- a CDS encoding zinc ribbon domain-containing protein, with the protein MRECPYCGADAEAGARYCDRCGERLVFEGDDRDGFLGRTSVQYLQGVRHGARPLDPSTGYHENLRAELTAAIEDFSHLASVGELQLSEVLDVDDAQFQALEDDISPDTDLRPATRRALGVAVLVALLEETYDGPMLDELQVLASDVE; encoded by the coding sequence ATGCGTGAGTGTCCGTATTGCGGGGCCGACGCCGAGGCGGGGGCGCGGTACTGTGATCGGTGTGGGGAGCGACTCGTGTTCGAGGGCGACGACCGGGACGGCTTTCTCGGCCGGACGTCGGTCCAGTACCTCCAGGGTGTGCGCCACGGGGCGCGACCACTCGATCCGTCGACCGGCTATCACGAGAACCTCCGGGCGGAACTGACCGCCGCGATCGAAGACTTCTCTCATCTGGCTTCCGTGGGCGAGCTCCAGCTGTCTGAGGTGCTCGACGTCGACGACGCACAGTTCCAGGCTCTGGAAGACGATATCTCTCCGGACACTGACCTTCGCCCCGCGACACGCCGTGCACTGGGTGTCGCCGTGCTCGTCGCGCTGCTCGAAGAGACATACGACGGACCGATGCTGGACGAGTTGCAGGTACTCGCCAGCGACGTCGAGTGA
- a CDS encoding dCTP deaminase, with the protein MTSNLTNAVEGIVYEPTQTDSPGLDLTVAEVYEVAAPGRVDFGGGELEAADLRAVQTTLHNSDDDYEWYHLDAGQYLVAFNESLTTTDQSYWLQTRDAVRDAGAFHPSLRVTDLDPVPLSVGGDGIRLKDNARVSTLLPL; encoded by the coding sequence ATGACTTCGAACCTGACAAATGCCGTCGAGGGAATCGTCTACGAACCAACACAGACCGACAGCCCAGGTCTCGATCTCACGGTGGCGGAGGTCTACGAAGTCGCCGCCCCCGGTCGCGTCGACTTCGGCGGTGGTGAGCTCGAAGCCGCCGACCTGCGCGCGGTCCAGACCACCCTCCACAACAGCGACGACGACTACGAGTGGTATCATCTCGATGCTGGCCAGTATCTGGTGGCGTTCAACGAGTCTCTCACCACGACCGACCAGTCCTACTGGCTCCAGACTCGTGACGCTGTCAGGGACGCCGGGGCGTTCCATCCGTCGCTTCGTGTCACCGACCTAGATCCAGTACCTCTCTCCGTGGGCGGCGACGGGATCCGGCTCAAAGACAACGCCCGTGTCTCGACGTTGCTTCCGTTGTAG
- a CDS encoding DNA-directed RNA polymerase subunit H produces the protein MVDVSQHELVPEHTILDDDELEDVLAEYDIKRTDLPKIKRADPALPNEAEVGDVIKVIRDSRTTDTAVVYRLVVE, from the coding sequence ATGGTAGACGTAAGTCAACACGAACTCGTTCCAGAACACACCATCCTCGACGACGACGAACTCGAGGACGTGCTCGCGGAGTATGATATCAAACGGACTGACCTGCCGAAGATCAAGCGTGCCGATCCCGCCTTGCCTAACGAGGCGGAAGTCGGCGACGTGATCAAGGTCATCCGGGATTCACGAACAACCGACACCGCCGTGGTGTACCGACTCGTCGTAGAATAA
- a CDS encoding DNA-directed RNA polymerase subunit B'', with translation MDTEDHRAISREYFSRDRLAEHHFRSFNAFLDRGMQEVVDEKATIDTDIGDKEGEEPVWVELGDVRVVTPRVREADGSEELLYPQEARLRNITYSAPVFMEMAIVKGGEEEEERVVDQTETKVGRMPIMVGSEKCNIAGFTDEELIDIGEDPADPGGYFIVNGSERVLMTSEDLAPNKILAEYDTKYGDEIQVAKTFSQRRGYRALVLTERTRDGLLEVSFPSVSGSINFVTLVRALGLESDEEIVHRVSDDPEIVKFMLENLEAAEVQSQEEAIETLGKRVASGQGKNYQLKRANYVIDRYLLPHLHEEGVEEEEVRINKAYYLCRMAEACFELALERRESDDKDHYANKRLKVSGDLMRDLFRTALNKLARDVKYQLERANMRNRQLSVSTVVRSDVLTERLEHPLATGNWVGGRSGVSQLVDRTDYMGVLSHLRRLRSPLSRSQPHFEARDLHATQWGRICPSETPEGPNCGLVKNFAQAMELSQHVEDERDLKHTLADMGVQGIPAIETSAQQPADD, from the coding sequence ATGGATACGGAAGATCATCGCGCCATATCACGGGAATACTTCTCGAGGGATCGACTCGCCGAACACCACTTTCGGTCGTTCAACGCCTTCCTCGACCGGGGGATGCAGGAGGTCGTCGACGAGAAGGCGACCATCGATACCGACATCGGTGACAAGGAAGGCGAAGAACCCGTCTGGGTCGAACTCGGCGACGTCCGCGTCGTCACGCCCCGCGTCCGGGAGGCCGACGGCAGTGAGGAACTGCTGTACCCCCAGGAAGCGCGCCTCCGGAACATCACCTACTCCGCCCCGGTCTTCATGGAGATGGCCATCGTCAAGGGCGGCGAAGAGGAAGAAGAGCGGGTCGTCGACCAGACCGAAACCAAGGTCGGCCGGATGCCGATCATGGTCGGCTCCGAGAAGTGCAACATTGCCGGCTTCACCGACGAGGAACTGATCGACATCGGTGAGGACCCTGCCGACCCCGGTGGATACTTCATCGTCAACGGCTCCGAGCGGGTCCTGATGACCAGCGAGGACCTCGCGCCGAACAAGATCCTCGCGGAGTACGACACCAAGTACGGCGACGAGATCCAGGTCGCCAAGACCTTCAGTCAGCGTCGGGGCTACCGAGCGCTGGTCCTGACCGAACGCACCCGAGATGGGTTGCTCGAAGTCTCGTTCCCGAGCGTCTCGGGATCGATCAACTTCGTCACGCTCGTTCGCGCACTCGGCTTAGAGAGCGACGAGGAGATCGTCCATCGCGTCAGCGACGATCCCGAGATCGTGAAGTTCATGCTCGAAAACCTGGAGGCTGCAGAGGTCCAGTCCCAGGAAGAAGCCATCGAGACGCTTGGCAAGCGCGTCGCCTCCGGGCAGGGCAAGAACTACCAGCTCAAGCGGGCCAACTACGTCATCGATCGGTACCTCCTCCCACACCTCCACGAGGAAGGTGTCGAGGAAGAAGAGGTCCGGATCAACAAGGCCTACTACCTCTGCCGGATGGCCGAGGCGTGCTTCGAACTCGCCTTAGAACGCCGCGAGTCCGACGACAAAGACCACTACGCCAACAAGCGCTTGAAAGTCTCGGGCGACCTCATGCGGGACCTCTTCCGGACGGCACTGAACAAGCTGGCACGGGACGTCAAATACCAGCTCGAACGCGCCAACATGCGTAACCGTCAACTCTCGGTCTCGACGGTCGTCCGCTCGGACGTCCTGACCGAACGACTCGAACATCCACTGGCGACGGGTAACTGGGTCGGGGGCCGTTCGGGCGTCTCCCAGCTCGTCGACCGTACCGACTACATGGGGGTTCTCTCCCACCTGCGACGCCTGCGTTCGCCACTCAGCCGTTCCCAGCCCCACTTCGAAGCGCGTGACCTCCACGCCACCCAGTGGGGTCGCATTTGTCCCTCCGAGACGCCAGAAGGGCCGAACTGTGGACTGGTGAAGAACTTCGCGCAGGCGATGGAGCTCTCCCAGCACGTCGAGGACGAACGCGATCTGAAACATACACTCGCGGACATGGGGGTACAGGGCATCCCCGCGATCGAAACCAGCGCACAACAGCCCGCAGACGATTAA
- a CDS encoding DNA-directed RNA polymerase subunit A': MSTGQSPKSIGKISFGLMDPEEYRDMSATKVITADTYDDDGFPIDMGLMDPRLGVIDPGLECKTCGKHSGACNGHFGHIELAAPVIHVGFSKLIRRLLRGTCRECSRLTAVDAAKFTDGEGAVDLAAAEAAAEEKKREFRQELRRTAELGNDLDDVLKSAIRQARSASRCPYCGAEQFDVKHEKPTTYYEIIEVPHPEIEERLSMAMDPPEGEPVTPDELAEAIDDAFSAGRIRELLSGTYRPDRNDIGALQQIGKALSRFNDLEEHLGEQLDFESASSYLLDEDMDKLMPSDIRDWFEEIPDEDIEAIGINPDRSRPEWMILTVLPVPPVTARPSITLDNGQRSEDDLTHKLVDIIRINQRFMENREAGAPQLIIEDLWELLQYHVTTFMDNEISGTPPARHRSGRPLKTLSQRLKGKEGRFRGSLSGKRVNFSARTVISPDPTLSLNEVGVPDRVASEMTQTMNVNERNLEDARRYVANGPEAHPGANYVRRPDGRRLKVTEKNCEELAEKVEPGWEVARHLVDGDIIIFNRQPSLHRMSIMAHEVVVMPYKTFRLNTTVCPPYNADFDGDEMNMHALQNEEARAEARVLMRVQEQMLSPRFGENIVGAIQDHVTAMYLLTNQNPTFNETQALDLLRATNVDTLPEPDGEEDGNAYWTGRSIFSELLPDDLNLEFTSEAGDDVVIEDGQLVEGTIDDSAVGAFGGDVVDSIAKIYDKTRARIFINEVSTLAVRTIMHFGFSISIDDESIPPNAAEQVDEAIDNAYERVQELITTYEQGDLESLPGRTIDETLEMKIMQTLGQARDSAGDIAEDHFAEDNPAVVMADSGARGSMLNLTQMAGCVGQQAVRGERINRGYENRTLSHFKPNDLSADAHGFVEHSYREGLDPKEFFFHAMGGREGLVDTAVRTSKSGYLQRRLINALSELETQYDGTVRDTSDTVVQFEFGEDGTSPVDVSSSDDFDIDVESIADRIIDAEFDDDAAKAEFLEREALPTNLSEHADERWLAEGDD; the protein is encoded by the coding sequence ATGAGTACCGGACAATCACCCAAGTCGATCGGCAAGATCAGCTTCGGGCTGATGGACCCAGAGGAGTACCGGGACATGAGTGCCACGAAGGTCATTACGGCCGACACTTACGACGACGACGGGTTCCCCATCGACATGGGGCTGATGGACCCGCGACTGGGCGTCATCGACCCTGGCCTGGAGTGTAAGACTTGCGGGAAACACTCCGGGGCCTGTAACGGCCACTTCGGCCACATCGAACTCGCCGCGCCCGTGATCCACGTCGGCTTCTCGAAACTCATCCGGCGACTACTGCGAGGGACCTGCCGGGAGTGTTCGCGCTTGACCGCCGTCGATGCCGCGAAGTTCACCGATGGCGAGGGCGCTGTCGACCTCGCGGCCGCCGAGGCCGCCGCCGAGGAGAAGAAACGCGAATTCCGCCAGGAACTCCGTCGGACGGCAGAGCTGGGCAACGACTTAGATGACGTGTTGAAGTCGGCCATCCGGCAGGCTCGCTCGGCCAGCCGGTGTCCCTACTGTGGGGCCGAGCAGTTCGACGTCAAACACGAGAAACCGACGACCTACTACGAGATCATCGAGGTTCCCCATCCGGAGATCGAAGAACGCCTCAGCATGGCGATGGATCCGCCCGAAGGCGAGCCTGTTACGCCCGACGAACTCGCCGAGGCCATCGACGATGCCTTCAGTGCGGGTCGGATCCGGGAACTGCTCTCTGGCACCTACCGGCCCGACCGCAACGACATCGGTGCCTTACAGCAGATCGGCAAGGCGCTTTCCCGATTCAACGACTTAGAGGAACACCTCGGCGAGCAACTGGACTTCGAGAGTGCGTCGTCGTATCTCCTCGATGAGGATATGGACAAGCTGATGCCCAGCGACATCCGGGACTGGTTCGAGGAGATCCCGGACGAGGATATCGAGGCCATCGGGATCAACCCCGACCGGTCCCGACCCGAGTGGATGATCCTCACCGTGCTGCCGGTCCCGCCGGTGACGGCCCGCCCCTCGATCACGCTGGACAACGGCCAGCGGAGTGAGGACGACCTTACGCACAAGCTGGTCGACATCATTCGGATCAACCAGCGGTTCATGGAGAACCGTGAGGCCGGCGCGCCCCAGCTGATCATCGAGGACCTCTGGGAACTGCTGCAGTATCACGTCACTACGTTCATGGACAACGAGATCAGCGGAACGCCGCCGGCCCGGCACCGCTCGGGCCGCCCGCTGAAGACCCTCTCTCAGCGCCTGAAAGGCAAAGAGGGCCGTTTTCGTGGATCTCTCTCGGGGAAACGCGTCAACTTCTCGGCACGGACTGTCATCTCGCCGGACCCGACACTCTCGCTCAACGAGGTCGGAGTGCCCGACCGGGTCGCCAGCGAGATGACCCAGACGATGAACGTCAACGAGCGGAATCTCGAGGACGCACGTCGGTACGTCGCCAATGGGCCGGAAGCCCATCCTGGTGCAAACTACGTTCGCCGGCCCGACGGTCGCCGACTCAAAGTGACCGAGAAGAACTGCGAGGAACTCGCCGAGAAAGTCGAACCCGGCTGGGAGGTCGCCAGGCATCTGGTCGACGGTGACATCATCATCTTCAACCGCCAGCCGTCGCTGCACCGGATGTCGATTATGGCCCACGAGGTCGTCGTGATGCCCTACAAGACCTTCCGGCTGAACACGACGGTTTGTCCGCCGTACAACGCGGACTTCGACGGTGACGAGATGAACATGCACGCCCTCCAAAACGAGGAGGCCCGTGCGGAGGCTCGCGTCCTCATGCGGGTGCAAGAACAGATGCTCTCCCCGCGCTTTGGTGAGAACATTGTCGGCGCGATCCAGGACCACGTCACCGCGATGTACCTGCTGACCAACCAGAACCCGACGTTCAACGAGACCCAGGCTTTGGACCTGTTGCGGGCGACCAACGTCGATACACTGCCCGAACCTGACGGGGAAGAAGACGGCAACGCCTACTGGACCGGCCGCTCCATCTTCTCGGAACTCTTGCCGGACGATCTGAACCTCGAATTCACGAGCGAGGCCGGCGACGACGTCGTCATCGAGGATGGCCAACTCGTCGAGGGGACGATCGACGACAGCGCGGTCGGTGCCTTCGGCGGAGACGTCGTCGATTCGATCGCGAAGATCTACGATAAGACCCGTGCCCGCATCTTTATCAACGAGGTCTCGACGCTCGCGGTCCGGACGATCATGCACTTCGGGTTCTCGATCAGTATCGACGACGAGTCGATCCCGCCCAATGCGGCCGAACAGGTCGACGAGGCCATCGACAATGCCTACGAGCGCGTTCAGGAACTGATCACGACGTACGAACAGGGCGATCTCGAATCGCTTCCCGGCCGGACGATCGACGAGACACTGGAGATGAAGATCATGCAGACGCTCGGCCAGGCCCGTGACAGTGCGGGTGACATCGCCGAAGACCACTTCGCAGAGGACAATCCGGCCGTGGTGATGGCCGACTCCGGGGCGCGTGGCTCGATGCTCAACCTGACGCAGATGGCCGGCTGTGTTGGCCAACAGGCAGTCCGCGGCGAGCGGATCAACCGCGGATACGAGAATCGGACGCTCAGTCACTTCAAACCGAACGACCTCTCGGCGGACGCCCACGGCTTCGTCGAACACTCCTATCGTGAGGGACTCGATCCCAAGGAGTTCTTCTTCCACGCGATGGGTGGACGGGAAGGGCTGGTCGACACGGCAGTCCGTACCTCCAAGTCCGGGTACCTCCAGCGTCGACTCATCAACGCGCTGTCGGAACTGGAGACTCAATACGACGGGACAGTCCGAGACACCAGTGATACTGTCGTCCAGTTCGAATTCGGCGAAGACGGTACCTCTCCGGTCGACGTCTCCTCCAGTGATGACTTCGACATCGATGTCGAATCGATCGCCGACCGGATCATCGATGCTGAATTCGACGACGACGCGGCAAAGGCGGAGTTCCTCGAACGGGAGGCCTTGCCGACGAACCTCTCTGAACATGCCGACGAGCGCTGGCTCGCGGAGGGTGATGACTGA
- the rpoA2 gene encoding DNA-directed RNA polymerase subunit A'' — translation MNGEFTEYNPLDRFEHVDTDVSAVVEDTDLPRRLKTRVYETIEDREGVTIEQADDIAKAVESQYLDTRVDPLDPVGTVSAQSIGEPGTQMTMNTFHYAGVAEIDVTQGLPRLIELVDARKEPDTPMMTVHLDEEYATERERAHEVVWKIEATRILALGDVSTNVADMAVQIDLNPETLKERWPTADSVDEVAQEIATTIESQLGVDTIRKETVIQFGPEEPSYRDLLQLVEELREIVFKGIEEVSRVVIRKEELEDGNEEFVLYTEGSAFGDVIGIEGVDASRTTCNNIHEIFSNLGVEAAREAIIEETMNTLEEQGLDDVNIRHLMLVADIMTNRGVIESIGRHGISGSKESVLARAAFEVTVSHLLDAAIHGEIDDLNGVTENVIVGKPIKLGTGDVDLRMGSHTGGGAAD, via the coding sequence ATGAACGGCGAATTCACCGAATACAATCCGTTAGATCGCTTCGAGCACGTCGACACCGACGTCAGCGCGGTCGTCGAAGACACCGACTTGCCGCGCCGACTCAAGACGCGCGTCTACGAGACCATCGAAGACCGCGAGGGTGTTACCATCGAACAAGCCGACGATATCGCGAAAGCTGTCGAGTCGCAGTACCTCGACACGCGAGTCGATCCGCTCGACCCCGTTGGGACGGTCTCGGCCCAGTCGATCGGCGAACCCGGCACCCAGATGACGATGAACACGTTCCACTATGCGGGGGTCGCCGAGATCGACGTCACCCAGGGGCTGCCGCGGCTCATCGAGCTAGTCGACGCTCGCAAGGAGCCAGACACGCCGATGATGACAGTTCACCTCGACGAGGAGTACGCGACCGAACGCGAACGCGCCCACGAGGTCGTCTGGAAGATCGAGGCGACACGGATCCTCGCGCTGGGTGACGTCTCGACGAACGTCGCCGACATGGCCGTCCAGATCGATCTCAACCCCGAGACGCTCAAAGAACGGTGGCCGACTGCCGACAGTGTCGACGAGGTTGCCCAGGAAATCGCCACCACCATCGAGTCCCAACTCGGTGTCGATACGATCCGCAAGGAGACGGTTATCCAGTTCGGTCCGGAAGAACCCTCCTACCGGGATCTCCTTCAGCTCGTCGAGGAACTGCGGGAGATCGTCTTCAAGGGCATCGAAGAAGTCTCCCGCGTCGTCATTCGGAAAGAGGAACTCGAAGACGGCAACGAGGAGTTCGTCCTCTACACCGAGGGGTCGGCCTTTGGCGACGTTATCGGTATCGAGGGCGTCGACGCCTCTCGGACGACTTGTAACAACATCCACGAGATCTTCAGCAACCTCGGTGTCGAGGCCGCTCGCGAGGCAATCATCGAAGAAACGATGAACACGCTCGAAGAGCAGGGCCTGGACGACGTGAACATCCGCCATCTGATGCTCGTGGCAGACATCATGACCAACCGTGGCGTGATCGAGTCGATCGGTCGCCACGGTATCTCCGGTAGTAAAGAGTCTGTCCTGGCCCGTGCCGCCTTCGAGGTTACCGTCTCACACCTGCTCGATGCGGCCATCCACGGTGAGATCGACGACCTCAACGGCGTCACCGAGAACGTCATCGTCGGGAAGCCGATCAAGCTCGGAACCGGTGACGTCGACCTCCGGATGGGCAGTCACACCGGCGGCGGCGCAGCCGACTGA
- a CDS encoding NusA-like transcription termination signal-binding factor, with product MTISLSDEQRRAIAIAEDVADVTVRDCVFDDEHDHVGFVIKTGEIGKAIGRDGETVDRLEQRLGQDVTLVEDADRPAAFLANAFAPAAIEAVTIEDDEDGRLASVDVDDRDIGIAIGADGRKIELVRELAARHFDFDEIELTEA from the coding sequence ATGACGATCTCCCTGTCGGACGAACAGCGTCGTGCGATCGCCATCGCCGAAGACGTTGCGGACGTGACCGTCCGGGACTGTGTCTTCGACGACGAACACGACCACGTGGGTTTCGTCATCAAAACCGGCGAAATCGGCAAGGCGATCGGCCGTGACGGCGAGACCGTCGATCGTCTCGAGCAGCGACTCGGCCAGGACGTCACGCTCGTCGAAGATGCCGACAGGCCAGCAGCGTTTCTCGCAAATGCGTTTGCGCCGGCAGCCATCGAGGCTGTCACGATCGAAGACGACGAGGATGGGCGCCTCGCCAGCGTCGACGTCGATGACCGTGATATCGGTATCGCGATCGGAGCGGACGGCCGGAAGATCGAACTCGTCCGGGAACTCGCTGCCCGTCACTTCGACTTCGACGAGATCGAATTGACCGAAGCGTAA